A portion of the Limosilactobacillus reuteri genome contains these proteins:
- a CDS encoding DEAD/DEAH box helicase — translation MDLDNYYGRRVLVPRHEVIQAKIQELPTIRIDAANIRCYRCNHVTEKSLGALPRGEFYCPHCINLGRVSTLNKFYHVPEPNQFTVTEPVLTWKGKLSPLQQQASEKISRGMADHVQQLLWAVTGAGKTEMMFAGIAAAIERGERIGIASPRVDVCLELFPRLKAAFANCDIALLHGRQELPYHYAQLTICTTHQLLRFYHAFDNLIIDEVDAFPYAANASLLYATKQAIKENGGCLYLTATPGDALLREIKSKRLVVNYLPLRYHGHLLPQIKVRLAFGWRRRLERQQLPPQVIQQLQETLREGHRFLLFIPHIADLALVEAALRHSFTTFRFATVHASDPERLEKVQKMRNGDYDFLVTTSILERGVTFPEIDVYVLGADDPVFSSSALVQIAGRAGRAQSRPTGRVIFWINCNCRQVNQAVSQVKYLNRKGQRLIDGVSFVQ, via the coding sequence ATGGATCTAGACAATTATTATGGACGGCGCGTGTTAGTTCCGCGTCATGAGGTGATACAAGCGAAAATTCAAGAACTGCCAACGATCAGGATTGATGCTGCTAATATTAGGTGCTATCGCTGCAATCATGTCACAGAAAAATCGTTGGGTGCTTTGCCACGAGGTGAGTTCTATTGTCCACATTGCATTAATCTTGGACGTGTTTCAACGTTAAATAAATTTTATCATGTTCCAGAGCCGAATCAATTTACGGTTACCGAACCCGTATTAACCTGGAAAGGGAAATTATCGCCTCTTCAGCAACAAGCTTCAGAAAAAATTTCCCGGGGAATGGCTGATCATGTCCAGCAATTATTGTGGGCAGTGACAGGGGCTGGAAAGACTGAGATGATGTTTGCAGGTATTGCGGCAGCTATTGAACGTGGTGAGAGAATTGGAATAGCTTCTCCACGAGTAGATGTTTGTTTAGAATTATTTCCCCGTTTAAAAGCTGCCTTTGCTAATTGTGATATTGCTCTTTTGCATGGTCGACAAGAGTTACCTTATCATTATGCCCAACTGACTATTTGCACAACTCATCAATTGCTTCGTTTCTATCATGCTTTTGATAATTTAATTATTGATGAAGTAGATGCCTTTCCGTATGCTGCTAATGCTTCGTTATTATATGCGACTAAGCAAGCAATAAAAGAGAACGGAGGGTGTCTTTACTTAACTGCGACCCCAGGTGATGCTTTGCTGAGAGAAATTAAAAGTAAACGATTAGTTGTTAATTATTTACCTCTTCGTTATCATGGGCATTTACTTCCGCAAATAAAAGTTAGACTAGCTTTTGGATGGCGGCGACGTTTAGAACGCCAGCAATTACCCCCGCAAGTTATTCAACAGTTGCAGGAAACGCTAAGGGAAGGCCATCGCTTTTTGCTATTTATTCCTCATATTGCAGATTTAGCATTGGTTGAAGCTGCATTACGGCATTCTTTTACAACTTTCCGCTTTGCTACTGTTCATGCAAGTGACCCAGAACGATTAGAAAAAGTCCAAAAAATGCGTAATGGTGATTACGACTTTTTAGTTACGACTTCTATTCTTGAACGGGGAGTTACTTTTCCAGAAATTGATGTCTATGTTTTGGGTGCCGATGATCCAGTCTTTTCTTCATCAGCATTAGTGCAAATTGCTGGCCGGGCTGGGCGCGCGCAAAGTCGACCAACTGGGCGGGTTATTTTTTGGATCAATTGTAATTGTCGACAAGTTAATCAAGCTGTTTCTCAGGTGAAGTACTTGAACCGGAAAGGTCAAAGGTTGATAGATGGAGTGTCTTTTGTGCAATAA
- a CDS encoding ComF family protein, which translates to MQRYKFNGDYRLRVVFQRELSKVVNEQKADLIVPIPVTSTTMQTRGFNQVIGLLREVPYQLILQTKISSKVAQSSKTKEERLATKQPFILDAPEKVINKKVLLVDDVYTTGRTLYHAANLFKQAGCKEIGSVSLAR; encoded by the coding sequence ATGCAACGTTATAAATTTAATGGCGATTACCGTTTACGAGTGGTATTTCAGCGTGAACTTAGCAAAGTGGTTAATGAACAGAAAGCAGATTTAATTGTCCCGATTCCAGTAACGTCGACAACGATGCAAACGCGTGGCTTTAATCAGGTTATTGGTCTATTACGCGAAGTGCCTTACCAATTGATCTTACAAACTAAGATAAGTTCAAAAGTGGCACAATCAAGCAAGACAAAGGAAGAGCGACTTGCAACTAAACAGCCATTCATACTTGATGCACCAGAAAAAGTAATTAATAAAAAGGTTCTTTTAGTTGATGATGTTTACACTACAGGAAGGACACTGTATCATGCGGCAAACCTTTTTAAGCAAGCTGGCTGTAAAGAGATTGGTAGCGTTTCACTAGCACGTTAA
- the hpf gene encoding ribosome hibernation-promoting factor, HPF/YfiA family, translating into MLRFNIRGENVEVTESIRDYVVKRISKLQKFFEDSVEATAHVNLKVYPNRTYKVEVTIPLPYLTLRAEETSNDMYGSIDLVTDKLERQIRKYKTKVNRKSREKGLKNFEFISSDNDESAEQDDELKIVRTKQVSLKPMDPEEAVLQMDMLGHNFFIFQDAETNGTSIVYRRNDGRYGLIEAE; encoded by the coding sequence ATGTTAAGGTTCAATATTCGTGGTGAAAATGTCGAAGTTACTGAGTCAATTCGTGATTATGTTGTAAAACGAATCAGTAAGCTTCAAAAGTTCTTTGAAGATAGCGTTGAAGCTACTGCCCACGTGAACTTAAAAGTTTATCCAAACCGGACGTACAAGGTTGAAGTAACAATTCCACTTCCATACTTAACGTTACGGGCAGAAGAAACTTCTAATGATATGTACGGAAGTATTGACTTAGTTACAGATAAGCTCGAACGGCAAATCCGGAAGTACAAGACGAAGGTTAACCGTAAGTCACGTGAAAAGGGCTTAAAGAACTTTGAATTCATCTCATCTGATAATGATGAATCAGCTGAACAGGATGATGAATTAAAGATTGTACGGACAAAGCAAGTTTCATTAAAGCCAATGGATCCTGAAGAAGCTGTCCTTCAAATGGATATGCTTGGACACAATTTCTTTATCTTCCAAGATGCTGAAACTAATGGTACAAGCATTGTTTACCGTCGTAATGATGGTCGTTATGGCTTGATTGAAGCTGAATAG
- the secA gene encoding preprotein translocase subunit SecA produces MANILKKWIESDRRELRRINKIANKVESYAKQMSELTDEQLQAKTDEFRERYKKGESLDHMLPEAFAVSREGAKRVLGLYPFHVQIMGGIVLHEGNIAEMRTGEGKTLTATMPVYLNAISGKGVHVITVNEYLSKRDATEMGQLYNWLGCSVGINNSEMSPDQKREAYKADIMYSTNSEIGFDYLRDNMAVYKEDQVQRGLNYALVDEVDSILIDEARTPLIISGPGTGTSKLYKQTDRFVKQLKKDVDYKIDLESKTVSLTDEGIKKAEKYFNLKNLYDPENTALTHHLDQALRANYIMLLDKDYVVQDGEVLIVDSFTGRVMEGRRFSDGLHQAIEAKEGVEIQEENKTMANITYQNLFRMYNKLAGMTGTAKTEQEEFREIYNMETITIPTNRPVQRKDEPDLLYPTLQSKFAAVVDRIKKLHAKGQPILVGTVAVETSEYLSQLLDKENIPHVVLNAKNHAKEAEIVKNAGQKGAVTIATNMAGRGTDIKLGPGVREIGGLAVIGTERHESRRIDNQLRGRSGRQGDPGLSQFYLSLEDDLMKRFGGDRIKAFLERMKVNDEDAVIKSRFLTHQVESAQKRVEGNNYDSRKNVLQYDDVMREQREIIYKERQQIITEDKSLKWVLMPMFRRTIQREVDQHTLGDKKDWDLQGIVDFAEEVLIKPDTITVKDLEGKSPQEMVDYLMTFAQGVYKEKQKQLYDPAQMLEFEKVVILRVVDSHWTDHIDIMDQFRQSVGLRGYGQLNPLVEYQTAGYHMFEQMIADIEYETTRLFMKSEIRQNVTR; encoded by the coding sequence ATGGCCAATATTCTAAAAAAATGGATTGAAAGCGATCGTCGTGAATTACGGCGAATTAACAAAATAGCAAATAAAGTCGAGAGTTATGCTAAACAGATGTCTGAACTGACTGATGAACAACTTCAGGCCAAAACTGATGAATTCCGGGAACGTTATAAAAAAGGTGAATCCTTGGATCATATGTTACCAGAAGCATTCGCAGTTTCTCGTGAAGGTGCTAAGCGGGTCCTAGGACTTTACCCATTCCATGTCCAAATCATGGGGGGAATTGTTCTCCACGAAGGTAATATTGCGGAAATGCGGACTGGTGAAGGTAAGACATTAACTGCCACAATGCCGGTTTACCTTAACGCGATCTCGGGAAAAGGTGTTCATGTTATTACTGTTAATGAATACTTGTCAAAGCGTGATGCTACCGAAATGGGACAGCTTTATAATTGGCTTGGATGTTCTGTTGGTATTAACAACTCAGAAATGAGCCCTGATCAAAAACGAGAAGCATATAAAGCTGACATTATGTATTCCACCAATAGTGAAATTGGATTTGATTACCTTCGTGACAACATGGCTGTTTACAAAGAAGACCAAGTTCAACGTGGTTTAAACTATGCTTTAGTTGATGAAGTGGATTCAATTTTAATTGATGAAGCGCGGACGCCATTAATCATTTCAGGCCCAGGAACGGGAACTTCTAAGTTGTACAAACAGACTGATCGGTTTGTTAAGCAGTTAAAGAAAGATGTTGATTACAAGATCGATCTTGAATCAAAGACGGTCTCGTTAACTGATGAAGGAATTAAAAAGGCTGAAAAATACTTTAACTTAAAGAATTTATATGATCCGGAAAATACTGCGCTGACCCACCACTTGGATCAGGCGTTGCGTGCTAACTACATCATGCTTTTGGATAAGGATTATGTGGTTCAAGATGGTGAAGTGTTAATTGTTGATTCCTTTACTGGACGTGTAATGGAAGGACGCCGTTTCTCTGATGGCCTTCACCAAGCTATTGAAGCCAAAGAAGGCGTAGAAATTCAAGAAGAAAACAAGACAATGGCTAACATTACATACCAGAACTTATTCCGGATGTATAACAAACTGGCGGGGATGACTGGTACCGCTAAAACTGAACAAGAAGAATTCCGTGAAATTTACAACATGGAAACTATTACTATTCCAACTAACCGTCCAGTTCAGCGAAAAGATGAGCCTGACTTGCTTTACCCAACATTACAAAGTAAGTTTGCAGCTGTTGTCGATCGGATTAAGAAACTTCATGCCAAAGGCCAACCTATCTTAGTTGGGACGGTTGCCGTTGAAACTTCTGAATACCTGTCTCAACTTCTTGATAAAGAGAACATTCCACATGTTGTTTTAAACGCTAAAAATCACGCTAAGGAAGCGGAAATTGTTAAAAATGCCGGTCAAAAAGGTGCAGTAACTATCGCTACCAACATGGCGGGACGGGGAACAGATATTAAGTTAGGCCCTGGCGTTCGTGAAATTGGCGGACTTGCAGTTATTGGTACTGAACGACATGAATCACGGCGGATTGATAATCAGCTTCGTGGACGTTCTGGACGGCAAGGTGATCCTGGTCTATCACAATTCTACCTGTCGCTTGAAGATGACTTGATGAAGCGATTTGGTGGGGACCGGATCAAGGCCTTCTTGGAACGGATGAAAGTTAATGATGAAGATGCCGTCATTAAAAGTCGTTTCTTAACTCACCAGGTTGAATCAGCTCAAAAGCGGGTTGAAGGTAACAACTACGATTCACGAAAGAACGTTCTTCAATATGATGATGTTATGCGTGAACAGCGTGAAATCATTTATAAAGAGCGACAACAAATTATCACTGAAGATAAGTCGCTGAAGTGGGTTCTTATGCCAATGTTTAGACGGACAATCCAGCGTGAAGTTGATCAACATACTCTTGGTGACAAGAAGGATTGGGATTTACAAGGAATTGTTGACTTTGCAGAAGAAGTTTTAATCAAGCCTGATACCATCACAGTTAAGGATCTAGAAGGTAAATCACCTCAAGAAATGGTAGATTACTTGATGACATTTGCCCAGGGAGTTTATAAGGAAAAGCAAAAACAACTTTATGATCCAGCACAAATGCTTGAATTTGAAAAGGTTGTTATTTTGCGGGTGGTTGACTCACACTGGACTGATCACATTGATATCATGGATCAATTCCGGCAGTCAGTTGGATTACGTGGATATGGACAATTAAATCCATTGGTTGAATATCAAACTGCTGGTTATCACATGTTTGAACAAATGATTGCTGATATTGAGTATGAAACTACTCGACTCTTCATGAAGTCAGAAATTCGGCAAAATGTAACACGTTAA
- the prfB gene encoding peptide chain release factor 2 (programmed frameshift), translated as MELNEAKKQVESMQKEVTHFGRSLDLDALDERIAEIEQEMAQPDFWNDNEQAQKVIAENNILKEKRDTFVNLSDQISDLETSLELLAVEPDDDLQKDFEALFTNTQKALEQYRLTQLLDGEYDAKNAILEIHPGAGGTEAQDWGEMLLRMYVRWGEQHGFSVETASYEAGDEAGIKSVTLLIKGHNAFGYLCSEKGVHRLVRISPFDAAGRRHTSFASVDVMPELDDSVEVDIDPSDLRVDTFRSSGAGGQHINKTESAVRITHIPTGIVTSSQAERSQLQNRVTAMNMLKSKLYELEEEKKAKKRAEIEGEQLDIGWGSQIRSYVFHPYTLVKDNRTGYETHNGQAVMDGDLDPFIDAFLQWKLSQKNPQ; from the exons GTGGAATTAAATGAAGCAAAAAAACAAGTAGAATCAATGCAAAAAGAAGTTACGCACTTCGGGAGGTCTCTT GACTTAGATGCACTAGATGAGCGCATTGCAGAAATTGAACAAGAGATGGCTCAACCAGACTTTTGGAATGATAATGAGCAGGCACAGAAGGTCATTGCGGAAAATAATATTTTAAAAGAAAAACGGGATACTTTTGTGAATTTAAGTGATCAGATTAGCGATCTTGAAACGTCGCTTGAATTACTCGCGGTCGAACCGGACGATGATTTACAAAAAGATTTCGAAGCATTATTTACAAATACACAAAAGGCCTTAGAACAGTATCGGTTGACCCAGCTTCTTGATGGGGAATATGACGCTAAAAATGCTATCTTAGAAATTCATCCCGGAGCGGGCGGCACTGAAGCCCAAGATTGGGGTGAAATGCTTCTGCGGATGTATGTGCGTTGGGGTGAACAGCATGGCTTCTCTGTTGAAACAGCAAGTTATGAAGCCGGTGATGAAGCTGGTATCAAGAGTGTTACGCTGCTGATTAAAGGGCATAATGCGTTTGGTTATCTTTGTAGTGAAAAGGGAGTCCATCGACTTGTTCGTATTTCCCCATTTGATGCGGCTGGTCGGCGTCATACATCATTTGCTTCGGTTGATGTAATGCCAGAGCTAGATGATAGTGTTGAAGTTGATATTGATCCATCAGATTTACGAGTTGATACTTTCCGGTCTAGTGGTGCTGGTGGTCAACATATTAACAAAACAGAATCTGCTGTTCGGATTACGCATATTCCAACCGGGATTGTAACCTCTTCTCAAGCTGAACGATCCCAACTCCAAAACCGAGTGACTGCAATGAATATGTTAAAATCAAAGTTGTATGAACTGGAAGAAGAAAAGAAAGCTAAAAAACGGGCAGAAATTGAGGGCGAACAACTTGATATCGGTTGGGGTTCTCAAATTCGTTCATATGTTTTTCACCCATATACCCTAGTCAAGGATAATCGAACGGGTTATGAAACCCATAATGGGCAAGCTGTAATGGACGGGGATCTTGATCCATTTATTGATGCTTTCCTCCAGTGGAAACTTAGTCAAAAGAATCCTCAATAA
- a CDS encoding PspC domain-containing protein, with protein sequence MRESQHKRLTRSGSDRMIAGVFGGIGQYFKIQPNILRILYVLLTIFTGFVPGIIIYIILIIIMPADPRNPDLLGFLKSFSESQKTSQQPHQRSRRTLTNVEEKDTKRNGRS encoded by the coding sequence GTGCGCGAAAGTCAACATAAAAGATTAACTCGCTCAGGATCAGATCGAATGATAGCTGGTGTATTTGGCGGAATTGGCCAGTACTTTAAGATTCAGCCAAATATTTTACGTATTTTATATGTCTTACTGACTATTTTTACCGGTTTTGTTCCAGGCATTATTATCTATATTATTTTGATAATAATAATGCCTGCTGATCCGCGAAATCCCGATTTACTAGGATTTTTAAAGTCCTTCAGTGAATCACAAAAAACATCTCAACAGCCTCACCAACGTTCTCGGCGGACTTTAACGAATGTCGAGGAAAAAGACACTAAAAGAAATGGAAGATCATGA
- a CDS encoding phage holin family protein produces MEFWKRVLIDTILFIALAGLFAGTGMFYITSAWIAPLASFVLAILNVAIKPILVILSLPINILTLGLFSVVINGIMLQLTSMLVGSANFHFSSFGSAMLIAIIMAIFNAVITSHEDRL; encoded by the coding sequence ATGGAATTTTGGAAACGAGTATTGATTGATACAATCCTTTTTATTGCCCTTGCTGGTTTATTTGCCGGAACAGGGATGTTTTATATCACAAGTGCTTGGATTGCACCATTGGCAAGTTTTGTTTTAGCAATTTTGAACGTTGCTATTAAGCCAATTTTAGTAATTTTATCGTTGCCGATTAATATTTTGACCCTGGGCCTTTTTAGTGTTGTAATTAATGGAATTATGCTACAACTAACATCGATGCTTGTCGGGTCGGCAAACTTTCATTTTTCGTCATTTGGTTCTGCAATGTTGATTGCGATTATTATGGCAATTTTCAATGCAGTTATCACCAGTCACGAGGATAGATTGTAA
- the hprK gene encoding HPr(Ser) kinase/phosphatase has product MPNNVTVQELVDKVRLKVLQGEDYLQRKITTSDISRPALEFAGYFKHYPAVRIQLLGITETSFAKDLTHEQREEYMTKMCMPQTPCFVISTNLPIPKELKKAAEDAKIPILGTHLTSSQILSNMTSYLLERLAPRKSLHGVLVDISGVGVLITGDSGVGKSETALELVRRGHRLIADDRVEVYARDEQTLVGTAPQILKHLMEIRGIGIIDVSTLYGTGAIMPSDQISLIVHLETWTPNVQFDRLGDRGDTQTIQGVIVPKVSVPVKTGRNLAIIIESAAMNYRAETMGYDATETFDRNLNQLIKQNSERDSKNNKGSAN; this is encoded by the coding sequence ATGCCAAACAATGTAACGGTGCAAGAATTAGTTGATAAGGTCCGGTTAAAAGTCTTACAAGGAGAAGATTACCTCCAACGTAAGATAACAACCAGTGATATTTCACGGCCAGCTCTTGAATTCGCGGGGTATTTCAAACATTATCCAGCAGTACGGATTCAACTGTTAGGAATCACCGAAACCTCATTTGCTAAAGACTTAACTCATGAGCAACGTGAGGAGTACATGACAAAAATGTGTATGCCACAAACACCATGTTTTGTTATCTCAACTAATCTGCCAATTCCTAAGGAGCTAAAGAAGGCGGCTGAAGATGCGAAAATTCCAATTTTAGGAACACATTTAACCTCTTCTCAAATATTAAGTAACATGACCTCTTACTTGCTTGAACGTTTGGCACCACGAAAATCTCTCCACGGTGTATTAGTTGATATAAGCGGGGTTGGAGTGCTCATTACTGGTGATTCAGGAGTTGGTAAGAGTGAAACCGCGTTGGAACTTGTGCGTCGTGGGCACCGACTGATTGCTGATGATCGGGTAGAAGTTTACGCCCGTGACGAACAAACCTTGGTAGGAACTGCTCCCCAAATTTTAAAACACTTAATGGAAATTCGTGGAATTGGAATCATTGATGTCTCTACGCTCTATGGAACAGGGGCAATTATGCCTTCTGATCAAATCAGTTTAATTGTTCACCTTGAAACGTGGACTCCGAATGTACAGTTTGATCGTCTTGGTGACCGTGGAGATACTCAAACAATTCAAGGCGTCATTGTGCCAAAAGTCTCTGTGCCGGTTAAAACTGGTCGTAATTTAGCAATTATTATTGAATCAGCTGCAATGAATTATCGGGCTGAGACAATGGGCTATGATGCGACCGAAACATTTGATCGAAACCTTAACCAGTTGATTAAGCAAAATTCAGAACGTGATAGTAAAAATAACAAGGGGTCGGCAAACTAG
- the lgt gene encoding prolipoprotein diacylglyceryl transferase, with protein sequence MINPGIKAALNPIAFQGGPFTIHWYGVIIASGVVLALLLAVREGKREGIPEDDFYDYLLWALPIAIICARIYYVVFQWSYYSQHPSEIIAIWDGGIAIYGAILGGFIVLLVFCHYRHLSSWLMMDIIAPILIMAQGIGRWGNFMNQEAFGDITTRAHLMAQHIPNWIINQMYIGGHYRIPTFLYESLWDLTGFALLMLLRHRKHLFRRGEIFLTYVMWYAFGRFFIEGMRTDSLMLGNIRISQLLSIVFFVSALVILIIRRHKNIPWYYNGINKN encoded by the coding sequence ATGATTAATCCAGGAATAAAAGCCGCCTTAAACCCAATTGCCTTCCAAGGTGGTCCATTTACTATCCACTGGTATGGCGTCATTATTGCTAGTGGGGTAGTTTTGGCTCTTTTGTTAGCCGTTCGCGAAGGAAAGCGAGAGGGAATTCCTGAAGATGATTTTTATGATTATCTTCTATGGGCGCTCCCGATTGCGATAATTTGCGCACGAATTTACTATGTAGTATTTCAGTGGAGCTACTATTCCCAGCATCCAAGTGAGATTATTGCTATCTGGGATGGTGGAATTGCAATATATGGAGCGATTTTAGGAGGCTTTATTGTTTTACTTGTCTTTTGTCATTACCGCCATTTATCTAGTTGGCTGATGATGGACATCATTGCTCCCATCCTTATCATGGCTCAAGGAATTGGCCGATGGGGTAACTTTATGAATCAAGAGGCATTTGGTGATATTACGACACGAGCGCATTTAATGGCTCAGCATATTCCGAATTGGATAATAAACCAAATGTATATCGGTGGTCACTATCGAATTCCAACGTTCTTATACGAGTCATTATGGGATTTAACTGGCTTTGCATTATTAATGTTACTTCGCCATCGCAAACATCTATTTCGTCGTGGTGAAATTTTCTTAACCTATGTAATGTGGTATGCATTTGGACGCTTCTTTATTGAAGGAATGCGGACCGATAGTTTAATGCTCGGAAATATCCGCATTTCACAATTACTTTCGATAGTGTTTTTTGTCAGTGCATTAGTAATACTAATAATTCGACGTCATAAGAATATTCCGTGGTATTATAACGGAATAAACAAAAATTAA
- a CDS encoding NAD(P)H-dependent glycerol-3-phosphate dehydrogenase — MAEKIAVLGAGSWGSVLANMLTENGHDVTLWSRNEEQVKQLNTEHTNPRYMKDFVYSTNLTATTDMKEAVKGAGVILIVIPTKGLREVAKQLNAILTELHQKPLIIHATKGLEQNTYKRPSEMLSEDISPENRQAIVVLSGPSHAEDVAIKDMTAVTAACEDLASAKKAQKLFSNSYFRVYTNDDVIGAEFGAALKNIIAIGAGAIQGLGYHDNARAALITRGLAEIHRLGVAFGANPMTFIGLSGVGDLVVTATSKNSRNWRAGYQLGQGKKLQDVIDNMGMVIEGVYTTKAAYELSRKRQVQMPITEALYRVLYEGEDIKTAISQLMDRDLTSENE, encoded by the coding sequence ATGGCAGAAAAAATTGCTGTTTTAGGTGCTGGTTCATGGGGCAGTGTTTTAGCAAACATGCTTACAGAAAATGGCCACGATGTAACATTATGGTCTCGTAATGAGGAACAAGTTAAGCAATTAAATACTGAACATACAAATCCTCGCTATATGAAAGATTTTGTTTATTCTACTAACTTAACAGCAACAACGGATATGAAAGAAGCTGTTAAGGGTGCCGGTGTGATACTGATTGTAATTCCAACAAAGGGTCTTCGTGAAGTTGCTAAACAATTAAATGCAATTTTGACAGAATTACATCAAAAACCGTTAATTATTCACGCAACAAAAGGTCTAGAACAAAATACATATAAGCGGCCATCAGAAATGCTTAGCGAAGATATTTCTCCTGAAAATCGTCAGGCAATTGTTGTTTTATCAGGTCCAAGTCATGCTGAAGATGTGGCAATTAAAGATATGACAGCTGTAACCGCTGCTTGTGAGGATCTGGCCAGTGCTAAAAAGGCACAGAAACTATTTAGTAATTCTTATTTCCGTGTTTATACTAATGACGATGTGATTGGTGCGGAATTTGGAGCAGCCTTAAAGAATATTATTGCAATTGGTGCTGGAGCTATCCAAGGACTTGGCTACCATGATAATGCGCGGGCAGCTTTGATTACTCGTGGGCTTGCAGAAATTCATCGTCTGGGAGTTGCTTTTGGGGCCAACCCAATGACTTTTATTGGCCTTTCTGGTGTGGGTGACCTTGTTGTTACTGCTACCAGTAAAAATTCTCGAAACTGGCGTGCAGGCTATCAATTGGGACAAGGAAAAAAGCTTCAAGATGTAATTGACAATATGGGAATGGTTATCGAAGGGGTCTATACTACCAAAGCCGCTTATGAATTAAGTCGTAAACGGCAAGTACAGATGCCAATTACCGAAGCTCTTTACCGTGTTTTGTATGAAGGCGAAGATATTAAAACTGCAATTTCTCAATTAATGGACCGAGATCTTACTTCAGAAAACGAATAA
- the galU gene encoding UTP--glucose-1-phosphate uridylyltransferase GalU: MKRVRKAIIPAAGLGTRFLPATKALAKEMLPIVDKPTIQFIVEEARKSGIEDIVVVDGKNKRSIEDHFDSNPELEDNLRSKHKDEMLKMVEETTDVNIYFIRQSHPRGLGDAVLTARDFIGDEPFVVMLGDDLNNINNKNEALTKQLIESYNQTGASTLAVMRVPHEDTAKYGVINPSKEVTPGLYNVTSFVEKPAPKDAPSDLAIIGRYVFTPEIFDVLAKTKPGKGGEIQLTDAIDTLNQTQRVFAREYKGDRYDVGNKFGWVKTNIEYGLEHPQVKEELREYIKELGAKLAAEDKQNNSKK, encoded by the coding sequence ATGAAACGTGTTAGAAAAGCCATTATTCCTGCTGCCGGTTTAGGAACTCGTTTTCTTCCTGCAACCAAGGCATTGGCAAAGGAAATGTTACCAATTGTTGACAAGCCAACAATTCAATTTATCGTTGAAGAAGCGCGCAAATCAGGAATTGAAGATATTGTTGTTGTTGATGGAAAGAATAAGCGGTCTATCGAAGACCATTTTGACTCTAATCCAGAGTTGGAAGATAATCTCCGTTCAAAGCACAAGGATGAGATGTTGAAGATGGTTGAGGAAACAACCGATGTTAATATTTACTTCATTCGTCAATCACATCCTCGTGGTTTAGGGGACGCTGTTTTAACTGCTCGTGATTTTATCGGGGATGAACCATTTGTTGTTATGCTTGGTGATGACCTTAATAACATTAACAACAAGAATGAAGCTTTAACAAAGCAATTGATTGAAAGTTATAACCAAACTGGCGCATCTACTCTTGCAGTTATGCGGGTTCCACATGAAGATACTGCAAAGTATGGTGTAATTAACCCTAGCAAGGAAGTTACGCCAGGTCTCTATAACGTAACTAGCTTCGTTGAAAAGCCAGCTCCTAAAGATGCACCAAGTGATTTAGCAATTATTGGTCGGTATGTCTTTACTCCAGAAATCTTTGACGTATTGGCAAAGACTAAGCCAGGTAAGGGCGGCGAAATCCAATTAACTGATGCAATTGATACTTTGAACCAAACTCAACGGGTATTCGCTCGTGAATACAAGGGTGACCGTTACGATGTTGGTAATAAGTTTGGCTGGGTTAAGACAAACATTGAATATGGTTTGGAACACCCACAAGTTAAAGAAGAATTGCGTGAATACATTAAGGAATTAGGCGCAAAGCTTGCTGCTGAAGATAAGCAAAATAATTCTAAGAAGTAA